Proteins from one Camelina sativa cultivar DH55 chromosome 8, Cs, whole genome shotgun sequence genomic window:
- the LOC104707305 gene encoding DPH4 homolog has protein sequence MLHGENCVHETYYEILSVKEDASYEEIRNSYRSAILHSHPDKLLNSSRRSSDDEKFLKIQKAWEVLSDAELRVVYDNDLRSSRHDGITADEISIEDMSVEISGEEEEGGEVIEVFYQCRCGDYFCVDSSELGTMGFGLVRDGGFVRVKRLGAFVASVVLPCGSCSLKTRVWVDSDMKISLQDDDQL, from the coding sequence atgcTTCACGGTGAGAATTGTGTTCACGAGACGTATTACGAGATTCTCTCCGTGAAAGAAGATGCGAGCTACGAGGAGATCCGTAATAGCTACCGTTCTGCGATTCTTCACTCTCATCCAGATAAGCTTCTCAACAGTTCTCGTCGTAGCTCAGACGACGAGAAGTTTCTGAAGATTCAAAAGGCTTGGGAAGTTTTAAGTGACGCGGAGCTGCGTGTAGTTTACGATAACGATCTTAGATCTTCGAGACATGATGGGATCACTGCTGATGAGATTAGTATTGAGGATATGTCAGTTGAGAttagtggagaagaagaagaaggaggtgaAGTTATTGAGGTTTTTTATCAGTGTAGGTGTGGTGATTACTTTTGTGTTGATTCTAGTGAGTTGGGAACAATGGGGTTTGGGTTGGTGAGAGATGGTGGTTTTGTTAGAGTTAAGAGATTGGGTGCTTTTGTGGCGTCTGTTGTTCTTCcttgtggttcttgttctttgaaAACACGGGTTTGGGTTGATTCTGATATGAAGATTTCTCTTCAAGATGATGATCAATTGTGA
- the LOC104707303 gene encoding uncharacterized protein LOC104707303 isoform X2, with protein MGLSKGRLKAWFNKKITDPLLQILRRGTEPKQLAFSATLGITLGVFPICGVPVLLCGVAFAVLGSSCHAPTVMLANIIATPVELALVVPFLRLGEKVTGGPHFPLTSDALRKVFTGQASQEVFFSIGNALLGWLVATPFFFISLYVVLLPCFKILVRKFGAASSTPKLPTSMETELNPKPRDA; from the exons ATGGGTTTATCGAAAGGTAGATTGAAAGCATGGTTTAATAAGAAAATCACTGATCCTCTTCTTCAGATCTTGCGTag AGGTACTGAGCCAAAGCAGCTTGCTTTCTCTGCCACACTTGGTATTACCTTGGGTGTATTTCCCATATGTG GTGTTCCTGTTCTTCTATGTGGAGTAGCTTTTGCGGTGCTCGGATCTTCTTGTCATGCTCCTACCGTAATGTTGGCTAATATCATTGCCACTCCAGTAGAACTCGC TCTTGTGGTGCCTTTTCTAAGACTTGGTGAAAAAGTCACTGGTGGACCTCATTTTCCTTTGACATCAGATGCTCTAAGGAAGGTTTTCACTGGTCAAGCCTCCCAGGAAGTCTTTTTTAGCATTGGTAATGCG TTACTAGGGTGGCTCGTAGCAActccatttttcttcatttcgcTATACGTTGTGTTGCTGCCATGTTTTAAAATACTGGTCCGCAAGTTTGGCGCAGCTTCGTCAACCCCAAAGCTACCTACAAGTATGGAGACAGAGCTGAACCCAAAGCCAAGAGATGCTTAA
- the LOC104707303 gene encoding uncharacterized protein LOC104707303 isoform X1: MGLSKGRLKAWFNKKITDPLLQILRRGTEPKQLAFSATLGITLGVFPICGVPVLLCGVAFAVLGSSCHAPTVMLANIIATPVELALVVPFLRLGEKVTGGPHFPLTSDALRKVFTGQASQEVFFSIGNALLGWLVATPFVFISLYVVLLPCFKILVRKFGAASSTPKLPTSMETELNPKPRDA; encoded by the exons ATGGGTTTATCGAAAGGTAGATTGAAAGCATGGTTTAATAAGAAAATCACTGATCCTCTTCTTCAGATCTTGCGTag AGGTACTGAGCCAAAGCAGCTTGCTTTCTCTGCCACACTTGGTATTACCTTGGGTGTATTTCCCATATGTG GTGTTCCTGTTCTTCTATGTGGAGTAGCTTTTGCGGTGCTCGGATCTTCTTGTCATGCTCCTACCGTAATGTTGGCTAATATCATTGCCACTCCAGTAGAACTCGC TCTTGTGGTGCCTTTTCTAAGACTTGGTGAAAAAGTCACTGGTGGACCTCATTTTCCTTTGACATCAGATGCTCTAAGGAAGGTTTTCACTGGTCAAGCCTCCCAGGAAGTCTTTTTTAGCATTGGTAATGCG TTACTAGGGTGGCTCGTAGCAACTCCATTTGTCTTCATTTCGCTATACGTTGTGTTGCTGCCATGTTTTAAAATACTGGTCCGCAAGTTTGGCGCAGCTTCGTCAACCCCAAAGCTACCTACAAGTATGGAGACAGAGCTGAACCCAAAGCCAAGAGATGCTTAA
- the LOC104707308 gene encoding RING-H2 finger protein ATL7-like, protein MSYSDPNPNPIPGTYIPSNSNGAEKMKTYQAFIFSIPICFTFIVLFVLYFVYLRRNSAASVDWSSLGMRGRAFVPPNNNLSTAESGLSKDVREMLPVVIYKESFSVKDSQCSVCLGDYQANEKLQQMPSCGHTFHMECIDIWLTSHTTCPLCRLSLIQKPSLDRSPQGPEVVSSMENSNEGGASAQPESHSSTTGAIIQINDGQEGRNGDNQEVISKETEENERNSVGTTSDGCWNRRLG, encoded by the exons ATGTCATACAGCgacccaaacccaaacccaatTCCAGGAACTTACATACCATCGAACTCGAACGGAGCTGAGAAAATGAAAACGTACCAAGCTTTCATCTTCTCTATTCCCATTTGTTTCACATTCATCGTCCTCTTCGTGCTTTACTTCGTTTACCTCCGTCGTAACAGCGCCGCCAGTGTGGATTGGTCTTCTCTTGGAATGCGTGGTCGTGCCTTCGTTCCCCCCAACAACAATCTCTCAACT GCTGAATCAGGACTGAGCAAAGATGTGAGAGAGATGCTTCCCGTTGTTATTTACAAGGAGAGCTTCTCTGTCAAAGATTCACA ATGTTCAGTGTGTCTTGGGGACTACCAAGCAAATGAGAAGCTCCAACAAATGCCATCATGTGGGCACACTTTTCACATGGAATGTATTGATATATGGCTCACATCACATACAACTTGCCCTCTTTGTCGTCTCTCTCTTATCCAGAAGCCGTCCCTAGACCGGTCCCCTCAAGGCCCAGAGGTTGTCTCTTCCATGGAAAACTCTAATGAAGGAGGAGCTTCTGCTCAACCAGAGTCCCATTCATCAACAACCGGAGCAATTATTCAGATCAATGATGGCCAAGAAGGTCGTAACGGAGATAATCAAGAGGTTATCTCTAAGGAAACAGAAGAGAATGAACGAAACAGCGTAGGGACGACATCGGATGGTTGTTGGAATCGCAGACTTggttaa
- the LOC104707309 gene encoding UDP-arabinopyranose mutase 3 → MAQLSSSVNPMPMLKDELDIVIPTIRNLDFLEMWRPFFEQYHLIIIQDGDPLQTIKVPKGFDYELYNRNDINRILGQKASCISFKDSVCRCFGYLVSKKKYIYTIDDDCFVANDSSGNDINVIEQHMMNLLTPSTPHFFNTLYDPYASGADFVRGYPFSMREGALTVISHGLWLNMPDYDAPTQLVKPLERNSRYVDAVMTIPKGTLFPMCGMNLAFDRELIGPAMYFGLMGHGQPIGGYDDMWAGWCVKVICDHMGWGVKTGLPYVWHSKASCNRFENLEKEYNGIFWQEEGIPFFQSVALPNECTSVQQCYLELAKQVKEKLGKVDPYFIKLADGMITWTEGWEELNTPMATEN, encoded by the exons ATGGCGCAACTCTCTTCCTCGGTGAATCCAATGCCCATGCTGAAAGATGAGCTCGACATCGTGATCCCAACGATCCGTAACCTGGACTTCTTGGAGATGTGGAGGCCATTCTTTGAGCAATACCATCTGATCATCATTCAGGATGGTGATCCTTTACAGACCATCAAGGTTCCAAAAGGGTTCGACTATGAGCTGTACAACAGGAACGATATCAATCGTATCTTGGGTCAGAAGGCATCTTGCATTTCCTTCAAGGACTCTGTTTGCCGCTGCTTCGGTTACTTGGTCTCCAAGAAGAAGTATATCTATACCATTGATGATGATTGCTTC GTTGCGAACGATTCATCGGGGAATGATATCAATGTGATTGAGCAACATATGATGAACCTCTTAACTCCATCAACCCCACACTTCTTCAACACACTTTATGATCCATACGCAAGTGGTGCGGATTTTGTTCGTGGATACCCTTTTAGTATGCGCGAAGGTGCTTTAACTGTGATCTCCCATGGCCTTTGGCTCAACATGCCTGACTATGATGCTCCCACTCAGCTTGTGAAGCCACTTGAGAGGAATTCCAG GTACGTTGATGCTGTTATGACCATACCCAAAGGAACTCTTTTCCCCATGTGTGGTATGAACCTCGCTTTTGACCGTGAGCTCATTGGCCCGGCTATGTACTTTGGACTTATGGGACATGGGCAACCAATTGGAGGTTATGACGACATGTGGGCTGGTTGGTGTGTCAAG GTGATATGTGACCATATGGGGTGGGGAGTGAAGACGGGTCTGCCTTACGTATGGCACAGCAAAGCCAGCTGCAACCGATTCGAGAATCTGGAGAAGGAATACAATGGAATATTCTGGCAGGAAGAGGGGATACCTTTCTTTCAGTCAGTTGCTCTACCCAATGAATGCACTTCGGTGCAGCAATGCTACCTCGAGCTGGCTAAGCAAGTGAAGGAGAAACTTGGAAAGGTGGATCCTTACTTCATCAAGCTTGCAGATGGAATGATCACTTGGACTGAAGGTTGGGAAGAGCTCAACACTCCAATGGCAACCGAAAACTGA
- the LOC104707310 gene encoding phytolongin Phyl1.1-like, whose protein sequence is MGLIKNTVHYCCVSRDNQILYSYNGGDHSNEGLAALCLEKSPPFHNWYFETIGKRRFGFLIGGDGFVYFAIVDEALRRSSVLKFLEHLRDEFKKAARKNCRGSSFTAMIGSIDDVEHQLVPVVTRLIASLERVAESANNDLKTQNSNLGEQSEGSSNSTKAPLLGRLGKQEKKKGKDHLISVRGIELEEHRKSSDRENRTEASAGAGTECVSSSRGRSVSQSFEWKWRRLVQVVLAIDAAICLTLFGIWLAICRGIECTRS, encoded by the coding sequence ATGGGTTTAATCAAGAACACAGTTCATTACTGTTGTGTCTCAAGAGACAATCAGATTCTCTACTCTTACAACGGTGGTGACCATAGTAACGAAGGTCTCGCTGCTTTGTGTTTAGAAAAGTCTCCGCCTTTTCACAATTGGTACTTCGAAACAATCGGGAAGAGGAGGTTTGGGTTTCTAATAGGAGGAGATGGGTTTGTGTATTTCGCTATTGTTGATGAGGCCTTGAGGAGATCTAGTGTTCTTAAGTTTCTTGAACATTTGAGAGATGAGTTCAAGAAAGCTGCTAGGAAGAATTGTAGAGGAAGCAGCTTTACTGCTATGATTGGTTCTATTGATGATGTTGAACATCAGCTTGTTCCTGTTGTTACTAGACTCATAGCTTCACTTGAACGTGTTGCTGAGAGTGCTAACAATGATTTGAAGACTCAAAATAGTAATCTTGGTGAACAGAGCGAAGGTTCATCGAATTCGACTAAAGCTCCGCTTTTGGGGAGGTTAGGcaagcaagagaagaagaaagggaaagatCATTTGATTTCAGTTAGAGGCATTGAGCTTGAGGAACACAGGAAGTCTAGTGATAGAGAGAACAGAACCGAGGCTTCAGCGGGAGCAGGAACGGAGTGTGTATCGTCGAGTAGGGGACGTTCTGTTTCTCAAAGCTTTGAATGGAAATGGCGGCGGTTAGTTCAAGTTGTTCTTGCTATTGATGCAGCGATTTGCTTGACACTGTTTGGTATTTGGTTGGCTATATGTCGGGGCATCGAGTGTACACGTTCTTGA